A portion of the Lolium rigidum isolate FL_2022 chromosome 1, APGP_CSIRO_Lrig_0.1, whole genome shotgun sequence genome contains these proteins:
- the LOC124700384 gene encoding myosin-11-like: MFSFKSSFKSSSSGKEVSKSRIPEASDMQEELGKLQEELVKEKQEKVCSLDEMEEVKKSNKKKNKLKGNGDDQLDLAHRLEQLEVELEAAKDSEKQMLVSLEAQTKQLEQTKVSLEEAKLQIASLQDNNKSLEAFTALSSNPSMQPAKNFRRRGVMSFSFADPGEVEMFSLQRQLKLAVEAEEKCKKAMDDLAIALKEQTTVARETKAELSLVQAELKNARTEVENSKASLESLEEKLWLAQEEVGRLKFESDELEAASKEKERGLLDCIKIFEGEVNKAKEENDKLFQSQKVIRDENSRLREMLKHAVNEANVARESLEIARVENSQLHEDMSEKDGALKSIVQEYESLKVSEAAGQSSIKELKDMIDAMFSSESTRTSAEASPRDPVVGGERKGRYVGADDMYSDVERSPHPKDIRSPARQNKRTILRKFGDIMKKRNPQSVV; encoded by the exons ATGTTCTCGTTCAAGTCCAG CTTCAAGTCATCTTCCAGTGGTAAAGAAGTTTCCAAATCACGCATCCCTGAGGCATCAGATATGCAAGAGGAATTGGGCAAGTTGCAGGAAGAGCTGGTAAAGGAGAAACAGGAGAAAGTGTGTTCCTTGGATGagatggaagaggtcaagaaaagcaacaagaagaagaacaagttAAAAGGCAACGGGGACGATCAACTGGACCTTGCACACAGGTTAGAGCAGTTGGAAGTTGAATTGGAGGCAGCAAAGGATTCAGAGAAGCAAATGCTAGTGTCGCTGGAGGCCCAAACAAAACAGCTTGAACAAACCAAGGTATCTCTGGAGGAGGCCAAGCTTCAGATAGCTTCGCTTCAAGATAATAACAAGAGCCTGGAGGCCTTCACTGCACTGTCCTCTAATCCAAGTATGCAGCCGGCCAAGAATTTCAGAAGAAGGGGTGTAATGTCCTTCTCCTTTGCCGATCCTGGTGAGGTGGAGATGTTCTCGTTACAGCGTCAGCTCAAGTTGGCTGTCGAAGCTGAGGAGAAGTGCAAGAAAGCCATGGATGACTTGGCGATAGCCTTAAAGGAACAAACTACGGTGGCTAGAGAGACAAAAGCGGAGCTCTCACTGGTGCAAGCTGAGTTGAAAAATGCAAGAACTGAAGTGGAGAACTCAAAGGCCTCTCTGGAAAGCCTGGAGGAAAAGCTCTGGTTGGCACAGGAAGAGGTAGGGAGACTGAAGTTTGAGTCGGATGAGTTGGAAGCAGCATcgaaagagaaagagaggggaCTCCTCGATTGCATCAAGATATTTGAGGGGGAGGTGAACAAAGCAAAGGAAGAGAATGACAAACTGTTTCAATCACAGAAGGTAATCAGAGATGAGAACTCGAGGTTGAGGGAAATGCTGAAGCATGCGGTTAATGAAGCCAATGTAGCAAGAGAATCCTTGGAGATTGCCAGGGTAGAGAACTCTCAGCTTCACGAAGACATGTCTGAGAAAGACGGTGCCTTAAAGAGCATTGTGCAAGAATACGAGTCCTTGAAGGTCAGTGAGGCTGCTGGGCAGAGTAGCATTAAAGAATTGAAGGATATGATTGATGCTATGTTCAGTTCAGAGTCGACCAGAACCTCAGCAGAAGCATCACCCAGAGATCCCGTGGTAGGAGGCGAGAGGAAAGGAAGGTATGTGGGAGCAGATGATATGTACTCTGATGTTGAAAGATCTCCTCATCCGAAGGATATTAGGAGCCCTGCAaggcagaacaagaggacaattcTTAGGAAATTTGGTGACATAATGAAGAAAAGAAACCCTCAAAGTGTAGTCTAG
- the LOC124663857 gene encoding pentatricopeptide repeat-containing protein At4g02750-like, translating into MEVCGEWDPIVIQSLDGYRVETVVASPPASPPTAIHAVQMQRARAPATVASRALVRDNQRITALARAGDLAAARRVFDAMPRRDVVSWNALLTALWRGGRDLPAARRLFDDMPSRNVISWNSVVAGCLAHGDLAAASAYFARTPRRNVASWNAMLAGLVRLGRMEDARRLFGEMPERNVVSFTTMVDGLARRGEVARAREVFDEMPERNLVSWAAMISGYVENGMFGEARKLFEAMPEKNVVACTAMITGYCKEGDVESARRLFDGILVKDVISWNAMIAGYVHNGHGEEALKLHIIMLREGEKPDHATLIAIMTACSALALLRQGRSTHAVGTKTLLESSTSFCNALMTMYSKCGDVSESELVFVNLKSQDIVSWNTIIAAYAQHGKYHKAISLFHEMETRGLIPNDITILSVLSACGHVGRVDDSLELFDLMTFKYATSPKAEHYACIVDILGRAGQFEKACSYIKEMPFEAEKNVWGALLGASKTHGNVQLGEFAAKMLVQSDSGSSGPYVMLSNIYAAAGMWGDVNRVRGQMKEKGVKKQPGYSWTEIANQVHMFVGGDASHPDMNKIASELRKISFHMQLMASGTHTVVELAEECG; encoded by the exons ATGGAAGTGTGCGGGGAATGGGACCCAATTGTCATCCAAAGCCTGGATGGCTATAGAGTAGAGACCGTCGTTGCGTCGCCCCCTGCGAGTCCACCCACGGCCATCCATGCTGTCCAAATGCAGAGAGCACGTGCTCCCGCCACCGTCGCCTCTCGCGCCCTCGTCCGCGACAACCAGCGCATAACCGCTCTCGCCCGAGCCGGCGacctcgccgccgcgcgccgggTGTTCGACGCCATGCCCCGCCGCGACGTCGTCTCCTGGAACGCGCTCCTCACCGCGCTCTGGCGCGGGGGCCGCGACCTGCCCgcggcgcgccgcctcttcgacgaCATGCCGTCCCGCAACGTCATCTCCTGGAACTCCGTCGTCGCCGGCTGCCTCGCGCACGGCGAcctggccgccgcctccgcctactTCGCGCGCACGCCGCGCCGCAACGTGGCCTCCTGGAACGCCATGCTGGCCGGGCTCGTCCGGCTCGGCCGCATGGAAGACGCGCGGAGGCTGTTCGGCGAAATGCCCGAGAGGAACGTGGTGTCGTTCACCACCATGGTGGACGGGCTGGCCCGGCGTGGGGAGGTGGCGAGGGCGCGCGAGGTGTTTGACGAAATGCCCGAGAGGAACCTGGTGTCGTGGGCAGCGATGATTAGTGGGTACGTTGAGAACGGCATGTTCGGCGAGGCAAGGAAACTGTTTGAAGCGATGCCAGAGAAAAATGTTGTGGCGTGCACGGCCATGATCACTGGCTATTGCAAGGAAGGAGACGTGGAGAGTGCCAGGAGGCTTTTTGATGGGATTCTTGTCAAAGACGTCATCTCTTGGAACGCCATGATTGCAG GATATGTTCATAATGGACATGGGGAAGAAGCTTTGAAATTGCACATCATAATGCTCAGAGAAGGTGAGAAACCAGATCATGCGACTCTCATTGCAATCATGACAGCGTGTTCTGCCCTTGCTTTGCTCAGACAAGGAAGATCAACACACGCTGTTGGCACCAAAACATTGTTAGAATCTAGCACATCCTTTTGTAATGCTTTGATGACAATGTATAGCAAGTGCGGCGATGTCAGTGAGTCCGAGTTAGTATTCGTAAATCTTAAAAGCCAGGATATTGTGTCGTGGAACACAATAATTGCGGCATATGCACAACATGGCAAATATCATAAAGCTATTTCTCTCTTCCATGAGATGGAAACACGAGGACTGATACCAAATGATATTACCATCCTTAGTGTGCTATCAGCATGTGGGCATGTTGGCAGGGTGGATGACAGCTTGGAACTATTTGATCTTATGACATTCAAATACGCGACATCTCCAAAAGCTGAACACTATGCTTGTATTGTGGATATATTGGGCCGAGCAGGACAATTCGAGAAAGCGTGTAGTTACATAAAAGAGATGCCATTTGAAGCTGAGAAGAATGTTTGGGGTGCATTGTTGGGAGCTTCGAAGACTCATGGTAATGTGCAGTTGGGTGAATTTGCTGCGAAAATGCTTGTGCAGTCAGACTCAGGAAGTTCAGGGCCTTATGTGATGCTTTCGAATATATATGCTGCTGCTGGCATGTGGGGTGATGTCAATCGAGTAAGAGGACAAATGAAGGAAAAAGGTGTGAAGAAACAACCTGGATATAGCTGGACTGAGATTGCTAATCAAGTTCATATGTTTGTGGGTGGTGATGCATCTCACCCAGACATGAACAAGATCGCTTCTGAGCTGAGAAAAATCAGCTTTCATATGCAATTGATGGCCAGTGGAACTCATACAGTAGTAGAGCTGGCCGAAGAATGTGGATAA